The Chryseolinea soli genome contains a region encoding:
- the ruvB gene encoding Holliday junction branch migration DNA helicase RuvB codes for MREDYLKGDNEGQGAAEKEIEKALRPLSFQDFTGQQKVVDNIKIFVQAAKQRGESLDHVLLHGPPGLGKTTLSHIIANELESSIKITSGPVLDKPSDLAGLLTNLEPHDVLFIDEIHRLNPIVEEYLYSAMEDFRIDIMLDSGPNARSVQIGLNPFTLIGATTRAGLLTSPLRARFGINARLEYYDATLLTSIVKRSATILQTPLADDAAFEIARRSRGTPRIANNLLRRTRDFAQIKGDGMITMPIAQLALKALDVDENGLDEMDNRILLTIIEKFKGGPVGLTTIATAVGEEAETIEEVYEPFLIQEGYLKRTSRGREAAERAYKHLKLAPPASKPPGLFD; via the coding sequence ATGCGGGAAGATTATCTCAAAGGCGACAACGAGGGGCAGGGAGCTGCCGAAAAAGAGATCGAGAAGGCGCTTCGTCCGCTTTCCTTCCAGGACTTTACCGGTCAGCAAAAAGTGGTGGACAACATCAAGATCTTTGTGCAGGCCGCCAAGCAACGGGGCGAATCGCTGGATCACGTTTTGTTGCACGGCCCTCCCGGGCTGGGCAAGACCACCTTGTCGCACATCATCGCCAACGAGTTGGAATCCAGCATCAAGATCACTTCCGGCCCTGTGCTCGACAAACCCAGCGATCTGGCCGGGCTGCTTACCAACCTGGAGCCGCACGACGTTTTGTTCATCGACGAGATCCACCGCCTCAACCCCATTGTAGAAGAATATCTGTATTCGGCGATGGAAGATTTTCGCATCGACATCATGCTGGACTCGGGCCCCAATGCACGGTCGGTACAAATCGGGTTGAATCCGTTTACGCTCATCGGCGCCACCACGCGGGCGGGGTTGCTCACGTCACCACTGAGGGCGCGTTTCGGCATCAATGCCCGCTTAGAATATTATGATGCGACGCTGTTGACGTCGATCGTGAAACGTTCGGCCACCATTTTACAAACTCCGCTTGCCGACGATGCCGCTTTCGAGATCGCACGCCGGAGCCGTGGCACACCCCGCATTGCCAACAACCTCCTGCGCCGCACGCGCGACTTCGCCCAGATCAAAGGCGACGGCATGATCACCATGCCCATCGCACAACTGGCCCTGAAAGCCCTCGACGTGGACGAGAACGGCCTCGACGAAATGGACAATCGCATCCTGCTTACCATCATCGAAAAATTCAAAGGCGGTCCGGTGGGTCTCACGACGATTGCTACCGCCGTGGGCGAAGAAGCCGAGACCATCGAAGAAGTGTATGAGCCTTTCCTGATCCAGGAAGGTTATCTGAAGCGCACGTCACGCGGACGCGAAGCCGCCGAGCGCGCCTACAAACATTTGAAGCTTGCTCCTCCCGCTTCAAAACCTCCCGGGTTATTCGATTGA
- a CDS encoding FAD:protein FMN transferase, whose protein sequence is MEHRLQRVLPSFLLVILIAGTAFQRKAPVPLRMEGATMGTTYHITYFDKKKRDFKKSVDSLLVIVNRSINTYDPQAEVSLFNKSTKGVAIRLPYLYPPIKKAHEVFAASQGAFDLTVMPLVNAWGFGPAKPMKPDSSKIDSLRTFVGFQKIRYTADSVVKSDPRVQLDFGGIGQGYGADVVAGFLRSKGITDMLVELGGEGMAVGRNLASGKPWQVGIIDPRSTIDHQFFKAYVTVKDRSFTTAGNYFNYYEIDGRKYSHTIDPQTGFPAQRALLSASVFAADCMTADAWDTAFMVMGHEKAIGLLTQHPELEAILIYSRPDGKLETYATPGLKTSVIFEP, encoded by the coding sequence ATGGAACACCGACTTCAAAGAGTACTCCCGTCTTTCCTGCTGGTCATTCTCATCGCCGGAACGGCTTTCCAACGAAAAGCACCTGTTCCGCTCCGGATGGAAGGCGCCACCATGGGCACCACCTACCACATCACCTATTTCGACAAAAAGAAAAGAGATTTTAAAAAGTCCGTGGACTCTTTGCTGGTGATCGTGAACCGGTCCATCAACACCTACGATCCACAGGCCGAAGTTTCCCTGTTCAACAAAAGCACAAAGGGCGTTGCCATCCGCTTGCCCTACTTATATCCGCCGATAAAAAAAGCGCACGAGGTCTTCGCAGCTTCGCAAGGCGCTTTCGATCTAACGGTGATGCCATTGGTCAATGCCTGGGGTTTTGGTCCGGCAAAACCCATGAAGCCCGATTCAAGTAAAATTGATTCGCTGCGAACATTCGTGGGCTTCCAAAAGATCCGCTACACGGCCGACAGCGTCGTGAAATCGGACCCGCGTGTTCAACTCGACTTTGGCGGTATCGGCCAGGGCTATGGGGCCGATGTGGTCGCCGGTTTTTTGAGGTCGAAGGGAATCACGGACATGTTGGTTGAGTTAGGAGGAGAGGGCATGGCCGTGGGCCGGAACCTGGCCAGCGGCAAGCCGTGGCAAGTGGGCATTATCGATCCGCGCTCCACCATCGATCACCAATTTTTCAAAGCCTATGTCACGGTGAAAGACCGGTCGTTCACTACGGCGGGCAACTACTTCAATTACTACGAGATCGACGGCAGAAAATATTCACACACCATCGATCCTCAAACCGGTTTCCCTGCTCAACGTGCGCTGCTGAGTGCCTCCGTGTTTGCCGCCGACTGCATGACGGCCGACGCCTGGGACACAGCGTTCATGGTGATGGGTCACGAAAAGGCGATTGGGCTTCTGACGCAACACCCCGAGCTCGAGGCCATCCTGATCTATTCGCGGCCCGACGGCAAGCTGGAAACGTATGCCACACCCGGACTCAAAACGTCTGTCATCTTCGAACCCTAA
- a CDS encoding ZIP family metal transporter, which yields MILKLLVLFLTPLLSGLLIYLVPKSKGVNYKLLLVFSGSYLFSITVIHILPELYKKGDALELIGLFVLAGFFLQHLLEYFTSGVEHGHIHTQPHQHGHHLEHQRNMSALVLLAALCIHAFLEGGMLAQPVNMGPMYDVNAVLLGIALHRAPAAFALMTVLAFQLRSKNKALPHLIGFSLAAPAGLILSTLLARHEILTSTGLMYLYALVSGNFLHISTTIVVESSPEHHFNARKMAVVILGALLALAAEFLM from the coding sequence ATGATCTTAAAACTACTCGTCCTTTTTCTAACGCCGTTGTTGTCAGGTCTCCTCATCTACCTGGTGCCGAAAAGCAAGGGTGTGAACTATAAATTGTTGCTGGTGTTTTCGGGGTCCTACCTGTTCTCTATCACCGTGATTCACATCTTGCCCGAGTTGTACAAGAAAGGCGATGCCCTGGAGCTCATTGGCCTGTTTGTGCTGGCCGGATTTTTCCTACAACACTTGCTGGAATATTTCACATCGGGCGTAGAGCACGGTCACATCCACACCCAACCCCACCAGCACGGCCACCATCTTGAACACCAGCGCAATATGTCGGCCTTGGTGCTGCTCGCAGCCTTGTGCATCCATGCGTTTTTAGAGGGCGGCATGTTGGCGCAGCCCGTGAACATGGGCCCTATGTATGATGTGAACGCTGTTTTGTTGGGCATCGCCCTGCACCGCGCACCCGCCGCATTCGCCTTGATGACCGTGCTGGCGTTCCAGCTTCGCTCCAAGAACAAAGCGCTGCCGCACCTCATCGGATTTTCATTGGCCGCACCTGCGGGATTGATATTGAGCACCCTCCTCGCGAGGCACGAGATCCTTACCTCCACCGGGCTCATGTATCTCTACGCCCTGGTGAGCGGAAATTTTTTACACATCTCCACCACCATCGTCGTAGAAAGCAGCCCCGAACACCATTTCAACGCCCGGAAAATGGCCGTCGTGATTTTGGGAGCGCTCCTGGCACTAGCCGCAGAATTCTTGATGTAG